Genomic DNA from Salvia miltiorrhiza cultivar Shanhuang (shh) chromosome 1, IMPLAD_Smil_shh, whole genome shotgun sequence:
TGATGGAGGAGTTGAGATTGGCTGCTGCACCACAGGTGGTGAAATATGGTTCCAGTCTGCAACAGGTGGTCTCGGAGTGAAAGCTGGTTGCGAAATCATTGGCGGTTGAGTTCTTCCTTTAACCCGCAACTTACAATTCAAAAGAGAGTCGACAATTAGAAAGAGTTAATACAAGAAACTGGATTAAAAGTTGAAAGTAGGATGAATTTGaactagaactcctcgaagctTCTAGGTTGCATGTACTACAAAAATTAGCAACACCACAAATAAATGTATGTCAAGTTTTAAAAAGAGAAAACCCGCCTGAAGGTGAAAAGATTGACATATCTCAAGTTTCTAGGATTAAAGTAAGCACAGATTAATGGCACCTGAGATACCACAAGAGCTTTAGTGTATAATTGCAAAATTGTTCTTATATTAGACATATGCAGGAACAGTGGAACAAAGCCACATATAATCAATGTGTAAGCTAATATTACTCAGTATTTGACTAATGCCTAGTTTTCATGGTCAATAAACTTGTAGCAATTTCACATTGAAAGATTTGCATCCAACTCACTATCAGGTAGGAAAACTCAGTCACATTCTTATTTCTTGGACCTTTGATGCTAAAGAAATTTAAGATGGCTTAAAGAAGTGTCAAACTATTTTTGAAGTAGCTAAGCAAAAATGATACTTACTATAGATGCATAGGTGAGTTTCTCCGGTTCTCCAACGGGTTCCTCCACAGAAAGCTGAGGTTCATGCACAGTAGATAATGGATTTTGAAGCACATGACTTGTTTCTTCAAAAGGAGATTCTTCTTCAAGTCTGTCAACTTCAGGCTCTGGCTCCTGCTCTGGCTCTAGCTCCAGCTCGGGTTCTGGCTCAGGATCCTGTCGAAGATGCTCCTCATAACTGTAGTCTTGAACTGGCTCAACTCCTTCAACGTGAACAGAGTTACCGTATTCACCTGCCTCCTCCTCCAATGCATAATCAGAAACTGTTGTAATTGTAGAACACACTGTATCAGACTATTGATAACACGTCTTAGCTACCAAAAACTGCAAAGACTTTCTCATCATGAAATCCAGAAGTTTTGAAATACAATCCAGTGTAATGCAAAAAAAGACCGCATGAAATAACTGAGATTGATCAAAAAGTATAAATTTTTGCATAATTAAGACTTTTACCTCATGTATTAAGCCTAACACATACTTCAGGAAGAAAACTGTGCGGTCATGTGAATATCAATCTTTGGGCCGATATAGCATTAGCCATTAGTGTAGGTTATAATTGGTTAAACATGCATTTGCATCTGCATCAAAATCTTAGCATAGATTTGACACGTGTAATTCGCTTTAAGGCATTCATGGAAATACATTTTCATTTCTAACTATCTGAGGAAAACTGAGAAAAGAATTCCAGCCCTACTTTAGCTGAAGAACATGGAAAGTTCATATCCCAGTGGATGGATACAATTGTGTCTTGGTATGGTCAAAATATAATTGTCAGTAACAAAATCACTTTATAGTGATTTAGCCGATATCTAGTTCAAATAATGTCTAGAATATCAGTACACACACCAACcttgaaaaaaattaacaaacaaAAGATCCTCTGCTTGTGCCTCTTAGTGATAAGGATGATATTTGAGCCTATACAGGCAGCACTAagcattttaaaaaatgaaaagatcaTGTACAGTCAATTATACCAGGTGGATCAGGAACATGAGATGAAATAGTCGGCTGATAATCAACATGCTGTTCATGTACTGGAGCTGAAGGTTGGTGCGTCACCTCATCATCGGCGAAATGGAACATATCATTCAGAACAAAGTAACCTTTCTCTTGAGGAGCAAGGAAAAAAGTTTGCACAAATTTCCTCCAATAACTGAAGTCTCTAGACTTGACAGAGCCAGTAACAACTACAAGAACACCTCCATTCCATGATTCAAGTGACTTTATTGTCTTGATCTCAATTCCCGAAAAATTAAGAGACATAAGCACTTCATGAATTTTCTGTAGCAAGAAAGACATACATTTTTGCATTAGTCAATCATAAACTAGACTCTGATCATGATATCATTGATTAACATCCAGAAGAGCTCAAGCAGACAAATTCCAATGCAGAAACATTAAAAGGATTAGATAGCAGTGCTCGACATTGGCCAAACAGACAACAGCAAAAGTGAAAATTTTGATTCTCAAAACAGAAGACACTTAACAATAGGGCATAGAAAATTTTCAATTGCTTTGCACATAACTAATTAGCACTGAGCGGCTTAAGCCACAGCCAAGAAGTAAAAAAGACTAAACTGCCATCGGATCTGTTTCCACCTGATGCTTTCCAAACAAAAATATCTCTGATCCATGGAATGAGATCCAAATCACAGTTCACTGTCATGATAGAAATGCATAACGCAAAGGCTAAAACTTACTTTTCTAGCaacaaaaaagttaaaaataattaagccAGAGGCAAAAACATAGATTAAGATCTGCTAAGCGTAAGAAGAGCGTTTACCATCATATCCGACGCAGACTCGCTGATTTCTCCATCAACTCGCATCATGGAGCTGGAATCATTGTAAAACTGGTGCACATACTCCCGCTGCTGCTGAAACACCTGATAGTACTGTTGAACGAAGTACGAACCCACCTGAAGAATTCCAAAAACCACGATTAAATGAAAAAGCTAAAACAACAGTGAAGAGACGAGCTCAGGATTACTCGCAAAACAAATCCGAAACGCAAATGTTAAGAATTACCTGCGATGCAGTGACCTGAGCTGCGTACTGGTTCGCCATTCTCCGATCGAATCCGCCGACGGCGATGCTAAACCCTAGATCGAGATTTCACGATTCGAAAATGGAATTTTCGTCGCTCGCGtttatttgaataaattaaaGGAATTTATCCCGCTGTTTCTCTGATTTACGAGAACGGCTTTTCGGTAAAGTGACGATaaattcttttatatatttctGTTTTTTCcgtttcttttttaattttctttcgcTTGGGCTGTGTATCCGGCGTTACGTCACCGCTGTTTCGTGGGGGTTTATGAGGACAGGATCTTCACCGTCGAATGTGATATTGTAGCGACGGATAGGATTAATTCTTTGATTCTTCTACTGTCGGACTACAACTCGTGGGGCATGTATCTATATTGTGTCCAATGTATGATTATTACTACTAGTGCTCCCTTTCTCCCATTATAATGTCTCCTTATTTTTTAGGCacctaaattaaaaaatactttaTCTATTCATAAACAGTATGTAGTAAAGTGGAAGAgcacgaattttaattttaattttagtgttAAAAGATTATATTAGGCCCACCAAAATATAAAAGTAAAGGAtgagtattttataaatattaagtgtGAATGTGATTTTAAGTATAAAGAAAGtttctaaaaaatgaaatacacAATCTTTGTGGGCGGACGACATAGGcagtatataattaataaataaaatgagttagtgaaaatatttaaatattaggtatataGAGAAATTATGTtgtaaaaaaaatgagacatttgtaatgaatatctcattatggaaagtgagacatttataataAGACTGAGGGAGTAATATTCATGAAAAGTAAGATTACTATGTTTAGCTCTAAAATTTCATTCCcccaaacaaaaaaataaataaaaaatcaaactcACATATCAGAAATACAAATAGGCACACTGGGTACACATGACATGAGCAAGAGTCAGGAATTTGATGTCACTGAAATACTGAATGTTACTAATTTGTGTATTACCGCAAATTTAAATACTAGTACTATATGATTTTTGCAACACCTGAAATTCAATAATGAACTATATATGATATGAGGATGTAAATGAGTTagttttttaaagttttttattGTTCCATGTAGACATGCTTATTAAACTGTGTTTAGATGTCATAAATTGTACTCGGCGTGCTTCAATTaggtttttgaaattttattacaCGTTAGTTTAGATATGTGCTAGAATCAATcgaaattattatttcatgTTGTCAATGAAAAAGTTTCAAGTTTAAAACAGTGTTGGTAATTACACTATGTTTTGCAAAGAAAACTAGAGTCACGCATAGCATTCACATCCGCTGAATAACTACTTACTCAACGGAAGAGGTGATCACTTATGAGTACGCAGCCTGCATTGGGCAGACTCATCCAACTTACTCATATCCATTATAAAAAAATGGATGAGTAAGCTATGAATAAGCTCCCTACATTCGTTGAGTAAGACTCGAGTAAGCATAAAAGTAGCGCGTGCATGCACGCGCCATTATATAAAGGCAGGATGAGCCTTACTCATCATCCGGATGAGTAAGGCTCGAGTAAGCCACCACCTACATCGGCCAAGCTTACTCGAGTAAGGCTTCTTGAGTAAGTCGATGTGGGTGCTCTAAGTCTCGTACCTCACACCTCACACGGTAGTTTGACGTGTGAGTTTGGCATTAAACTCACTCTATTTTGCAATGCAAAGATAAATATTATGTACACAACATTTCGATAATCCGACAGAAGATGTTTGTTTGAAGACGAACCCATTTTTCCAAATAATGATAATGACTTACTGAATCCATATAAACACCAGAGTTTACTCTAAAAGTCAAATAGTCTACAGGGTACATTACATAATTAATTGACTGCAAAAACCTAGTTTTATTGCTCTTGTAAAAATACAAAAGgcctcttcttcttcatctttatCTTCCTAGAAACTTATTCCATGTACACATTGGAGCCCGCGGCAACTATCTCCTTACTCCAAGTATATCCCATCTCAGATCAAACCATATTCGACTTTCCATTTCCATGGCCAAGGAGAGGATCCTTACCTGCCGATGCTCACTTCGCCACCGTCTCAACTGTGTTTTCCAGGGTCGCGCTTCTTTCTTTTTGCTTCCATCGTGATTTCCACACATACAACGTGAGATCAGAAGTCAGGAATGCTACTCGATCTCGATGAGTATTCAGAAACCAGCTTAAGAAACATGGAAGATCTGTCCTCCAATAGTCGTGCTGGAGTGTCAAACTCTGCTACCCGACCTGCAAATCATTCAAGGGCGTTTACTTTGGGTGCTTGAAGAAATTTCATGATCAAACAAGCTCC
This window encodes:
- the LOC131000055 gene encoding nuclear transport factor 2 is translated as MANQYAAQVTASQVGSYFVQQYYQVFQQQREYVHQFYNDSSSMMRVDGEISESASDMMKIHEVLMSLNFSGIEIKTIKSLESWNGGVLVVVTGSVKSRDFSYWRKFVQTFFLAPQEKGYFVLNDMFHFADDEVTHQPSAPVHEQHVDYQPTISSHVPDPPVSDYALEEEAGEYGNSVHVEGVEPVQDYSYEEHLRQDPEPEPELELEPEQEPEPEVDRLEEESPFEETSHVLQNPLSTVHEPQLSVEEPVGEPEKLTYASILRVKGRTQPPMISQPAFTPRPPVADWNHISPPVVQQPISTPPSFGLDVMEESLSAQEGEPKSVYVRNLPSSVTSLDLQQEFENFGRIKHDGIFLRNRIDTGVCYAFVEFEDIQSVRNALKASPIQLGGRKVYVEERRPNSGAARGGRSGIRGRGGRGGRSSGR